A stretch of Clostridium sp. BJN0001 DNA encodes these proteins:
- a CDS encoding polysaccharide deacetylase family protein: protein MSYVKNKVVLTIFLIVSVVSVLLYYKFQNFTVGNESHSIPIYSVDTDKKCVSITFDVNWAKKDNLGVILDILDKYNIKGTFFLMGGWINYNDSNLNYTKDIAKRGQEIGIHSYSHCDFTKVSSEKIAEELEKTNETIEKCTGKRTNLFRFPSGSYNNKSVDEVKKRGYIPIQWDADSVDWKEEGLDIEYKRVMKRVSNGSILLFHNNAKYTPENLERIIKELKDKEYLFKTVGDMIYKDDYYIDNNGRQYKLIKNLKNK, encoded by the coding sequence ATGAGCTATGTAAAAAATAAAGTTGTACTTACTATTTTTCTTATAGTGTCTGTTGTATCAGTACTGCTTTATTATAAATTTCAAAATTTTACAGTAGGAAATGAATCGCATAGCATCCCCATTTATTCTGTAGATACAGATAAAAAATGTGTTAGTATTACTTTCGATGTTAATTGGGCTAAAAAGGATAATTTAGGAGTAATACTTGATATTCTAGATAAGTATAATATTAAAGGAACTTTCTTTTTAATGGGAGGATGGATTAATTATAATGATTCAAATCTTAACTATACGAAAGACATAGCTAAAAGAGGGCAAGAAATAGGTATTCATAGCTATAGTCATTGTGATTTTACGAAAGTATCAAGCGAAAAAATAGCAGAGGAACTTGAAAAAACTAATGAAACAATTGAAAAATGTACTGGTAAGAGAACAAATTTATTTAGATTTCCGAGCGGATCATATAATAATAAATCTGTTGATGAAGTAAAAAAAAGGGGATATATTCCAATTCAATGGGATGCTGATTCTGTTGACTGGAAAGAAGAGGGACTAGATATAGAATATAAACGGGTTATGAAAAGAGTTTCAAATGGTTCTATCTTACTATTCCACAATAATGCAAAATACACACCTGAGAATTTAGAGAGAATTATTAAAGAATTAAAAGATAAAGAATATTTATTTAAAACTGTTGGCGATATGATTTATAAGGATGATTATTACATTGATAATAATGGAAGACAATATAAATTAATAAAAAACTTGAAAAATAAATAA
- a CDS encoding aminotransferase class I/II-fold pyridoxal phosphate-dependent enzyme has product MNDNILNIQISGIRKFAEKVKNVEGAISLTIGQPDFNVPCSVKSAMIDAINENKTSYTSNAGIEELREEISKYLKTIGIKYDKDEIILTIGGSEGLYAAFSALLSKKDKILIPTPAYPAYENISKILGADVINYDLNSDFSVNINNIKEKIKFNKDIKYLMLSFPSNPTGALMTYENMKELIEIIKENNLYVIDDGMYASIIFDKYYSVAQDEDLKNQVIYISGFSKMFSMTGLRIGYVACGKKILKEISKVHQYGVSCAPSISQYGALEGLKNCRSDVENMRKIFENRKNYCMKRLKELGFDVNEPKGAFYIFPSIKKFNMTSEKFCEKLLTEGKVGCVPGSAFGKGGEGYMRISYCYSDDTLKEAFDRIEIFLAKLK; this is encoded by the coding sequence ATGAACGATAATATTTTAAATATACAAATATCAGGAATAAGAAAATTTGCTGAGAAGGTTAAAAATGTAGAAGGAGCAATATCTTTAACTATTGGGCAACCTGACTTTAATGTTCCTTGCAGTGTAAAATCTGCTATGATTGACGCAATAAATGAAAATAAGACATCATATACTTCAAATGCAGGAATAGAAGAATTAAGAGAAGAAATTTCAAAATATTTGAAGACAATAGGAATAAAGTATGATAAAGATGAAATTATACTTACAATTGGAGGAAGTGAGGGGCTATATGCAGCTTTTTCAGCACTACTATCTAAGAAAGATAAAATACTTATTCCAACTCCAGCATATCCTGCATATGAAAATATATCCAAAATACTTGGAGCTGATGTAATAAATTATGATTTAAATTCAGATTTCTCAGTAAATATTAATAATATAAAAGAAAAAATAAAATTTAATAAAGATATAAAATATTTAATGCTATCATTTCCATCAAATCCTACAGGAGCACTCATGACTTATGAAAATATGAAAGAATTAATAGAGATAATAAAAGAAAATAATCTCTATGTTATTGATGATGGAATGTATGCTTCAATAATATTTGATAAATATTATTCAGTTGCTCAAGATGAAGATTTAAAGAATCAAGTAATATATATAAGTGGTTTTTCAAAGATGTTTTCAATGACTGGACTTAGAATAGGATACGTTGCATGCGGCAAAAAAATACTTAAGGAAATTTCAAAAGTTCATCAGTATGGTGTATCATGTGCACCTTCAATTTCTCAATATGGTGCACTTGAAGGCTTAAAAAATTGCAGAAGTGATGTTGAAAATATGAGAAAAATATTTGAAAACAGAAAAAATTATTGTATGAAAAGGCTTAAAGAACTTGGTTTTGATGTTAATGAGCCAAAAGGTGCATTTTACATATTCCCTTCAATTAAAAAATTTAATATGACATCAGAAAAATTCTGTGAAAAACTTTTAACTGAGGGAAAAGTTGGGTGTGTTCCGGGATCTGCTTTTGGAAAAGGTGGAGAAGGATATATGAGAATTTCTTATTGTTATTCAGATGATACTTTAAAAGAAGCATTTGATAGAATTGAAATATTTTTGGCTAAATTAAAATAG
- a CDS encoding folylpolyglutamate synthase/dihydrofolate synthase family protein: MNYEEAMSYLNSFHRFGSKADLKRTEHILEMLKSPHKKVKFIHVAGTNGKGSITSIIAEILKEYGYKTGMYTSPYLNEFEERIQINGVNIKKDDLAFIMDKVKKAIDTSISEGYSYPSQFEVTTIVMFLYFYIKKVDYAVIEVGLGGRLDSTNVLTSLVSVICAIGYDHMAILGDTLDKIAYEKAGIIKNDSITVVYPQDSEITDVIEKRAYEKNSKIKILSPNDVEFLGICFDKDKIYQKVKIKTEFNDYEMKFSLIGKYQVLNLLTAVNSVELFFKKEDIKINKKIIENAASNVKWKGRLELLNRKPKILIDGAHNIQGVSSLKESIEFYFKYKKLFLIIGILDDKEVDKMIETICPMAFRVYTLSPISDRASDSETLAKKIVKYNKNTVAFNDYKAAFIDALNKADDDDMILICGSLYMIGDMREIIVNYFDDI; the protein is encoded by the coding sequence ATGAATTATGAAGAAGCAATGTCGTATTTAAATAGTTTTCATCGTTTTGGCTCAAAAGCAGATTTGAAAAGGACTGAGCATATTTTAGAGATGCTTAAAAGTCCTCATAAAAAAGTAAAATTCATACATGTAGCAGGAACAAATGGAAAAGGTTCAATAACATCAATAATAGCCGAAATTTTGAAAGAATATGGTTATAAGACAGGTATGTATACTTCTCCATATTTAAATGAATTTGAAGAAAGAATCCAGATAAATGGTGTAAATATAAAAAAGGATGATCTAGCGTTTATTATGGATAAAGTAAAAAAAGCTATTGACACTTCAATTTCTGAAGGATATAGTTATCCTTCACAGTTTGAAGTAACTACAATTGTAATGTTTTTATATTTTTACATTAAAAAAGTAGATTATGCAGTTATAGAAGTAGGACTTGGAGGAAGACTTGATTCAACTAATGTATTAACATCATTAGTAAGCGTTATTTGTGCTATAGGGTATGATCATATGGCTATACTTGGAGACACATTAGACAAGATAGCATATGAAAAGGCAGGAATAATAAAAAATGATTCTATAACAGTTGTATATCCTCAAGATTCTGAAATAACTGATGTTATAGAAAAAAGAGCTTATGAGAAAAATTCAAAAATAAAAATACTTTCACCAAACGATGTTGAGTTTTTAGGAATATGTTTTGATAAAGATAAAATTTATCAAAAAGTAAAAATAAAAACAGAATTTAATGATTATGAGATGAAATTTTCTCTTATTGGGAAATATCAAGTGCTAAATTTATTGACTGCTGTAAATTCAGTAGAACTATTTTTTAAGAAGGAAGATATAAAAATAAATAAAAAAATAATAGAAAATGCTGCATCAAATGTAAAATGGAAAGGAAGACTTGAACTTTTAAATAGAAAACCTAAAATTCTTATAGATGGTGCGCATAATATTCAAGGCGTTTCATCGCTGAAAGAAAGTATTGAATTCTATTTCAAATATAAAAAGTTATTTCTTATTATAGGAATTCTAGATGATAAAGAAGTGGATAAAATGATAGAAACTATATGTCCTATGGCATTTAGAGTATATACACTTTCACCAATTAGCGATAGAGCATCAGATAGTGAGACTTTAGCTAAAAAAATTGTTAAATACAATAAAAATACAGTTGCATTTAATGATTATAAAGCTGCATTTATTGATGCATTAAATAAAGCAGATGACGATGATATGATTCTTATATGTGGCTCATTATATATGATAGGAGATATGAGAGAAATAATTGTAAATTATTTTGATGATATATAA
- a CDS encoding TIGR03905 family TSCPD domain-containing protein, translated as MFSYETKGTCSSRIDLEIENNKIKSVNFVGGCSGNLQGISALVKGMSIDEAYKKLSGIKCGSKNTSCPDQLSKALLEWKKRA; from the coding sequence ATGTTTTCTTATGAAACAAAAGGAACCTGTTCATCAAGAATTGATCTTGAAATAGAGAACAATAAAATAAAATCTGTTAACTTTGTAGGTGGGTGCTCTGGTAATCTTCAAGGAATAAGCGCTCTTGTTAAAGGAATGTCTATAGATGAAGCTTATAAAAAACTTTCTGGAATAAAATGTGGAAGTAAAAATACCTCATGTCCTGATCAACTTTCTAAAGCACTTTTAGAATGGAAAAAAAGGGCCTAA
- a CDS encoding DUF4364 family protein, producing MYENSAELAENKLLMLYVLNKLDTPISNTQFTDIMLENTFLNYFNFQQYLSELIESAFVEYISYNNKKKLLSITKKGKTVLSLFKDRISKANMDFFDKFIEDNLKIIKKELTINADYTLGKDDTFIIDLNALENGSILMEVKLTVPTKEQAISICKKWKSNPSKLYNSIFSLFIE from the coding sequence ATGTACGAAAATTCAGCAGAACTTGCAGAGAACAAATTATTGATGTTATATGTTTTAAATAAGCTGGATACTCCTATATCCAATACTCAATTTACTGATATTATGCTGGAGAACACTTTTCTAAACTATTTCAATTTTCAGCAATATTTATCTGAATTAATTGAATCGGCTTTTGTAGAATACATATCATATAATAATAAAAAAAAGCTTCTCTCAATAACTAAGAAAGGTAAAACTGTTCTTTCTTTATTTAAAGATAGAATTTCTAAAGCTAATATGGATTTCTTTGATAAATTTATTGAAGATAATCTTAAGATTATAAAGAAAGAACTTACTATAAATGCGGATTATACACTAGGTAAAGACGATACATTTATAATAGATTTAAATGCACTTGAAAATGGTTCAATATTAATGGAAGTAAAGCTTACCGTTCCTACTAAAGAACAGGCTATTTCTATATGCAAAAAATGGAAAAGTAATCCATCGAAATTGTACAATAGTATATTTTCTCTTTTTATCGAATAA
- a CDS encoding DNRLRE domain-containing protein: MLKSNITFNASDVTYVSSEESNKNFSHSQYLLSGLKKDETDSGIIIYKSLFKFNLTPLNNMQVKTAYLCFKISSIYPEIKYYRNNTFSLYKNLENYNYSTVTWNSFPKVDHESQIELNIGINDVGKYISINITNFINSWIKNKNNFGITLKTNSKNKLSVLNICSTTSSNPPCLIIL; this comes from the coding sequence ATGTTAAAATCAAACATTACATTCAATGCTAGTGATGTAACTTACGTATCTAGTGAAGAATCAAATAAGAATTTTAGCCATTCTCAATATCTCTTGTCTGGATTAAAAAAAGATGAAACTGATTCTGGAATAATCATATACAAGTCTCTATTTAAATTTAATCTAACACCACTAAATAATATGCAAGTAAAAACAGCTTACCTATGTTTTAAAATAAGTTCTATATATCCAGAAATAAAATATTATAGAAATAATACATTTTCTCTATATAAAAACTTAGAAAATTATAATTATTCAACTGTTACATGGAATTCATTTCCTAAAGTAGATCATGAAAGTCAAATAGAACTAAATATCGGAATAAATGATGTTGGCAAATATATAAGCATAAATATAACAAATTTTATTAATTCATGGATAAAGAATAAAAATAATTTTGGAATTACACTTAAAACAAATTCAAAGAACAAACTTTCAGTACTTAATATATGCTCAACTACTTCCTCTAATCCTCCATGTCTAATAATTTTATAA
- a CDS encoding single-stranded DNA-binding protein: MDNLMLNNKIYLEGKVATKLEFSHEMYGEGFYTFNLDVMRLSDSVDTLNVTVSERLITNMQIDVGSEIIVEGQLRSYNKFIDGSNKLILTVFARNIESCTQKSKNPNEIFLDGYICKEPVYRTTPFGREIADVLLAVNRAYNKSDYIPTIAWGRNSRFCQTLNVGDKIKVWGRLQSREYQKKISEDKVIKKVAYEVSISKMEKSEKSEKSDSQNQEGAV, from the coding sequence ATGGATAATTTAATGTTAAATAACAAAATTTATCTTGAAGGAAAGGTAGCAACCAAATTAGAATTTAGTCATGAGATGTATGGAGAAGGGTTTTACACTTTTAATCTTGATGTAATGAGACTTAGTGATTCGGTAGATACTCTTAATGTAACAGTATCTGAAAGACTTATTACAAATATGCAGATTGATGTTGGAAGTGAAATCATTGTAGAAGGACAGTTAAGATCATATAATAAGTTTATTGATGGTTCTAATAAACTTATTTTAACTGTATTTGCCAGAAATATTGAATCATGCACTCAAAAGAGCAAAAATCCAAATGAAATATTCTTGGACGGGTATATCTGCAAAGAACCAGTTTATAGAACAACTCCTTTTGGAAGAGAGATTGCAGATGTGCTTCTTGCTGTAAACAGAGCATATAATAAGTCAGATTATATACCTACTATTGCATGGGGAAGAAATTCAAGATTCTGTCAGACATTGAATGTAGGTGACAAAATTAAGGTTTGGGGAAGACTTCAGAGCAGAGAATATCAGAAAAAAATATCTGAGGACAAAGTCATAAAGAAAGTAGCTTATGAAGTTTCTATTTCTAAAATGGAAAAGTCTGAAAAATCTGAAAAAAGCGATTCTCAAAACCAGGAAGGCGCAGTCTAA
- the dapD gene encoding 2,3,4,5-tetrahydropyridine-2,6-dicarboxylate N-acetyltransferase: MSYNLTDPYEIARYIKESKKATPVKVYVNGDLSKADLSEIEWYGSNGFYLLIGESDIITKIILDNKQLIKHFRLENDRRNSAIPMLDLLEIDARIEPGAIIRDKVSIGKNAVIMMGAVINIGAEIGDETMVDMNAVVGARGKLGNNVHLGAGAVVAGVLEPPSKDPCMIGDNVLIGANSVILEGVKVGNGSVIAAGSVVTEDVPEGVVVAGSPAKIIKSVDNKTKGKTKLLDDLRK; encoded by the coding sequence ATGTCATATAATTTAACAGATCCATATGAAATAGCTAGATACATAAAAGAATCAAAGAAAGCAACACCAGTAAAAGTATACGTAAACGGAGATCTATCTAAAGCAGATCTTAGTGAGATCGAATGGTATGGTTCAAACGGATTTTACTTACTTATTGGAGAATCTGATATAATAACAAAAATAATTCTCGACAATAAGCAATTAATTAAACATTTCAGACTTGAAAATGACAGAAGAAATTCTGCTATTCCAATGCTTGACTTATTAGAAATTGATGCAAGAATCGAGCCTGGTGCTATCATAAGAGATAAAGTATCTATTGGTAAAAATGCAGTAATTATGATGGGTGCAGTAATTAACATAGGTGCAGAAATTGGAGACGAAACTATGGTAGATATGAATGCTGTAGTAGGTGCTAGAGGAAAACTTGGTAATAATGTTCATTTAGGTGCTGGTGCTGTTGTTGCTGGTGTTTTAGAACCACCAAGTAAAGATCCATGCATGATAGGTGATAATGTTCTTATAGGAGCTAATTCAGTAATCCTTGAAGGTGTTAAAGTTGGAAACGGATCTGTTATTGCTGCAGGTTCTGTTGTAACTGAAGATGTACCTGAAGGTGTCGTAGTTGCTGGATCTCCTGCTAAAATAATTAAATCTGTAGATAACAAAACTAAAGGAAAAACTAAACTTTTAGATGATTTAAGAAAATAA
- a CDS encoding HAD family hydrolase encodes MEEDLHILFDLDGTITDSCTGIINSIIYSLKYFGIDEKNMEKLKKFIGPPLLESFSKYYGFNKEKSQKALYKYREYYADKGIFENFLYDGIEDLLRRLKEKGIHIVLATSKPEVYAKKILKYFNIDKYFDFVSGADFEETRVNKDEIIYYALKELNITNKSKVIMIGDRQYDILGAKKNGIKSIGVLYGFGTLEELKTNGADFIAKNVSDIFKIISNV; translated from the coding sequence TTGGAAGAAGATTTACATATATTATTTGATTTAGATGGAACAATTACTGACTCTTGTACAGGAATAATTAATTCCATAATATATTCGCTAAAGTATTTTGGAATAGATGAAAAAAATATGGAAAAATTAAAAAAATTTATAGGACCGCCACTTTTGGAATCTTTTAGTAAATATTATGGCTTTAATAAAGAAAAATCACAAAAAGCATTATATAAATATAGAGAATATTACGCCGATAAAGGAATATTTGAAAATTTTTTATATGATGGAATAGAAGATTTATTAAGAAGACTAAAAGAAAAAGGAATACATATAGTTCTTGCAACATCAAAACCAGAAGTTTATGCAAAGAAAATTCTTAAATATTTTAATATAGATAAGTATTTTGATTTTGTATCTGGAGCAGATTTTGAAGAGACAAGGGTTAATAAAGATGAAATTATATATTATGCATTAAAAGAACTAAATATTACTAATAAATCAAAAGTTATAATGATAGGTGATAGGCAGTATGATATTTTAGGAGCTAAAAAAAATGGAATAAAGTCGATAGGAGTATTATATGGATTTGGAACATTAGAAGAACTCAAAACAAATGGTGCTGATTTTATTGCAAAAAATGTTTCGGATATTTTTAAAATTATTAGTAATGTATAA
- a CDS encoding DUF6398 domain-containing protein gives MQKLSKAVDDKYEDISNKLSDFSDKFLTSDYKSLLIRSLKLIYENNKENLMKGKSESWACGLVHALGTINGLFDSKNDISLKVSDLYKAFNISSSTGLNKSKDVRKLLSLDENSDKWKISKNMQNEQFRFLVDRRYFKAQKVADYAWNMKNFKDSQVYAKDALKIYENCSDAYIILSKNPALTDSEKIEILNKAVMAAQNVLGIKDDLDTVDKRIYSLPIARQFFGAKYTLAKHLWKIGKREEAITNLKDVVNFDKKDLLMAKGLLSHWLIENNQYNECQELLKKYNDRSLMLIYAEAALLFKMNDKSDAEKALRRAYKRNQYVFDYILGIKKLPKVLHKVTKKGSNEEAIFYAKLGLNIWDNEEMKSWIKVKKLDFEIEKMI, from the coding sequence ATGCAGAAATTATCTAAAGCAGTAGATGATAAGTATGAAGATATTAGTAATAAACTGAGCGATTTTTCAGATAAATTTCTTACATCTGATTATAAAAGTTTATTAATAAGATCATTAAAATTGATATATGAGAATAATAAAGAGAATTTAATGAAAGGTAAAAGTGAATCATGGGCTTGCGGTTTAGTTCATGCGTTAGGAACTATAAATGGGCTTTTTGATTCAAAAAATGATATTTCTCTAAAAGTTTCTGATTTATATAAAGCATTTAATATAAGTAGTAGTACAGGTCTTAATAAATCAAAAGACGTAAGAAAATTATTATCGCTTGATGAGAATTCTGATAAATGGAAAATATCAAAAAATATGCAGAATGAACAATTTAGGTTTTTAGTAGATAGAAGATATTTTAAAGCACAAAAAGTTGCTGATTATGCATGGAATATGAAAAACTTTAAAGACAGTCAGGTTTATGCTAAGGATGCATTAAAAATATATGAAAATTGTTCAGATGCATATATAATATTATCAAAAAATCCAGCTTTAACAGATTCTGAAAAGATTGAAATTTTAAATAAAGCAGTAATGGCAGCACAGAATGTATTAGGAATTAAAGATGACTTAGATACTGTAGATAAAAGAATTTATAGTTTACCAATAGCAAGACAGTTTTTTGGTGCTAAGTATACTTTAGCAAAACATTTATGGAAGATTGGAAAAAGAGAAGAAGCTATTACTAATCTTAAAGATGTAGTCAATTTTGATAAAAAAGATTTATTAATGGCTAAAGGACTTCTTTCACATTGGCTTATAGAAAATAATCAGTATAATGAATGTCAAGAACTGTTAAAGAAATATAATGATAGATCTCTTATGCTTATTTATGCTGAAGCTGCTCTACTATTTAAAATGAATGATAAAAGCGATGCTGAGAAAGCTTTAAGAAGAGCATATAAGAGAAATCAATATGTATTTGATTATATATTAGGAATTAAGAAGTTACCTAAGGTTTTACATAAAGTAACGAAAAAAGGTTCAAATGAAGAAGCTATATTTTATGCGAAGCTAGGACTTAATATATGGGATAATGAAGAAATGAAATCGTGGATTAAAGTTAAAAAACTCGATTTTGAAATTGAGAAAATGATTTAA
- a CDS encoding potassium channel family protein, with product MKLKEDKSRFDILIGLLSLISGLIVIIDEKNNFNYEFYILLLIISCFIWLIFFVEFIYKFSLSKYKLSFFLYNKIDLLSLIPYYIFIYMLKNYDAYRFLILIHILKIIKFSVMMIKFEKRIFNNVKNNRILYLFTITISIIIIGSMSISIVEKKSFSDSLWLTIVTITTVGYGDIKVNTKPGRFIAGILMVIGVGFAGLLTGAISSYFIKGSFKKNSNFEIEKIKKKLDSFDDLTDKEILDICDKLKKLKEKEK from the coding sequence TTGAAGCTCAAAGAAGATAAAAGTAGATTTGATATTCTTATTGGATTATTATCTTTAATTTCTGGATTAATTGTGATTATAGATGAAAAGAATAATTTTAATTATGAATTTTATATTTTATTATTAATAATTAGCTGCTTTATATGGTTAATATTTTTTGTGGAATTTATTTATAAATTTTCTCTTTCAAAATATAAATTAAGTTTCTTTTTATATAATAAAATAGATCTGTTATCATTAATACCATATTATATTTTTATTTATATGCTTAAGAATTATGATGCATATAGATTTCTTATTTTAATACATATTTTGAAGATAATTAAATTTTCAGTTATGATGATTAAATTTGAAAAACGTATTTTTAATAATGTAAAAAATAATCGCATTTTATATCTTTTTACAATAACCATATCAATTATTATAATTGGTTCAATGAGCATATCTATAGTGGAAAAAAAATCTTTTTCTGATTCATTGTGGTTAACTATAGTAACAATTACAACTGTAGGGTATGGAGATATTAAGGTCAATACGAAACCTGGAAGATTTATAGCAGGAATACTAATGGTTATAGGAGTAGGCTTTGCAGGTCTTCTAACTGGTGCTATCTCTTCTTATTTTATAAAGGGTTCTTTTAAAAAGAATAGTAATTTTGAAATTGAAAAAATAAAGAAAAAACTTGATTCTTTTGACGATCTTACAGATAAAGAAATATTAGACATATGCGATAAACTTAAGAAACTTAAAGAAAAGGAAAAATAA
- a CDS encoding GTP pyrophosphokinase family protein, which produces MTQQYEEKFDEIERISMIYRSAIKEISTKISVLNDEFSVDRKRNPIEYIKTRVKSPKSIMGKLERKGFEMTMRSAMQNLNDIAGIRVICSFVSDIYEIADLLINQDDITLIQKKDYIKNPKKNGYRSLHLVLEVPVFFSDSVKPIRAEVQIRTIAMDFWASLEHKLYYKTEIGEDTSYIRKELKECADVISSTDLKMLEIQKEVEKIGSK; this is translated from the coding sequence ATCACGCAGCAGTATGAAGAAAAATTTGATGAAATAGAACGTATAAGTATGATATATAGATCTGCTATAAAAGAAATAAGTACAAAAATATCAGTACTTAATGACGAATTTAGCGTAGATAGAAAAAGAAATCCTATAGAGTATATAAAAACTAGAGTTAAATCTCCAAAGAGTATAATGGGAAAACTTGAGAGAAAAGGTTTTGAAATGACTATGAGATCTGCAATGCAAAATTTAAACGATATTGCTGGAATAAGAGTAATATGTTCTTTTGTAAGCGATATTTATGAAATTGCAGATCTTTTAATAAATCAGGATGATATAACTTTAATTCAGAAAAAAGATTATATAAAAAATCCAAAGAAAAATGGCTATAGAAGTCTACATCTTGTACTTGAAGTACCAGTATTTTTTTCTGATAGCGTAAAGCCAATACGTGCAGAAGTACAGATTAGAACTATAGCAATGGACTTTTGGGCAAGCCTTGAGCATAAATTATATTATAAAACAGAAATAGGAGAAGATACTTCTTATATAAGAAAAGAACTTAAAGAGTGTGCTGATGTTATTTCATCTACAGACTTAAAAATGCTTGAAATTCAAAAGGAAGTTGAAAAAATTGGATCTAAGTAA
- a CDS encoding YncE family protein, with the protein MSSVILCNNGNDDINVIDVKKLVKKRIISSCHNSVSGHHGLIIYRGDIYTTDNLKNSITKFSLASYKYENYYIGAHPNDIAIFNLRKAYICCGESDSVILFNLRTKMINIQIPVGRQPHSIELYNERRRIFVGNMGENTVSVINCFSDHEIKRIKVRLHPVKLKISRNRRYLYICSADFDKGKEGSIEIISLAKNEVVYEIRVGFCPSDIFEDENNLLYVTNFLGECISIIDLKEKSVVKNVYIGGMPKSILKINQNIFISDYENGKIDILSTPLFKKIKSINIGPEPNNMLFINKSFIE; encoded by the coding sequence ATGAGTTCTGTAATATTATGTAATAATGGAAATGATGATATTAACGTTATAGATGTGAAAAAATTAGTTAAAAAGAGAATAATTTCATCATGCCATAATTCTGTTTCAGGGCATCATGGGCTTATAATTTATAGGGGAGACATATACACAACAGATAATTTAAAAAACAGCATAACAAAATTTAGTTTAGCATCATATAAATATGAGAATTATTATATAGGAGCACATCCAAATGACATTGCAATTTTTAATCTAAGAAAAGCATATATATGTTGTGGGGAGTCTGATTCTGTAATATTATTTAATCTTAGGACTAAAATGATAAATATCCAGATCCCAGTAGGAAGACAGCCACATAGTATTGAATTGTATAATGAAAGAAGAAGAATATTTGTTGGAAATATGGGAGAGAATACAGTCTCAGTAATTAATTGTTTTTCTGATCACGAGATAAAAAGAATAAAAGTCAGATTACATCCTGTAAAACTTAAAATATCTAGAAATAGAAGATACTTATATATTTGTAGTGCTGATTTTGACAAAGGAAAAGAGGGAAGCATTGAAATAATTTCACTAGCTAAAAATGAAGTCGTTTATGAAATAAGAGTCGGTTTTTGTCCGTCGGACATCTTTGAAGACGAAAACAATCTTTTATATGTTACTAACTTTTTGGGAGAATGCATCAGCATAATAGATTTAAAAGAAAAAAGTGTAGTAAAAAATGTCTATATAGGTGGAATGCCTAAATCAATACTCAAAATAAATCAAAATATTTTTATATCAGACTATGAAAATGGGAAAATAGACATATTAAGCACACCTTTATTTAAAAAAATAAAAAGCATAAATATAGGACCAGAACCTAATAATATGCTTTTTATTAATAAGAGCTTTATTGAATAA